The DNA window CCCCAATCcccaaaaagaaaagaaaaagaaaaaaccaaAGTCATAAGAAATTCAGTCCCTTTTTCCaattcttcttcatcttttctctaaaaaaaacgCGGATTTGGCAAATTTATATCTTACATTTCCAATCATTTTCTTGCCAAGATCGATTCTTTTTCCTCTTAATCATTCAAACAAACAATACCCAGAAGCCAGAAATTCTTTTCTGGGTCAAATTCCTTATAAATCGGATCTAAAAACCATGGCATCCGCCGCTATATTTTCGTCGCTAAGACGGCGGAGGTCGCCGTCGTTGGAGGCTTTCTTGGCGCCGGTTGATTTAACCGACGTAGCCCTTGTACAGACGCTTGCAACCGTGTCAAACGAGCTTATTGTTTGTTTCTCGGGAAAATCTATGTTTTTCCAGCGAGAAAATTCTCGGTCTTTGATTAGAAAGATTAAATTTTTCGTTATTTTATTGGAGTATTTGAGGGATTGTGGTTTAGGTTGTTGTAATAATAAGTTGTCTTCAACTGGGAATGTTTGTTTTAAAGAGCTTTATTTGCTTTTATACCGTTCAAAAATATTGCTTGATTATTGTAAACAATCTAGTAAGCTATGGTTATTGCTTCAAAATCAGTCGATTTCAGGGCATTTTCATGATCTTAATCAGGAGATTTCGACTCTTTTGGATGTTTTTCCGTTGAATGATTTTAGTTTGAGTGAGGATGTTCGAGAACAGTTCGAGCTTATGCGAAAGCAAGCTCGAAAAGCTAAGTTGTATATTGATAAGAGTGATGAGGCTTTTCGGGTTAAGTTGTTTTCGATTCTTGATGGATTTGAGAATGGGGTGATTCCTAATTTGGTAGAATTGAgacttttttttgttgattgtttgGGTGTTAGGGATGGTAAGAATTGTAGAGCTGAGATTGAGTTCTTGGAGGAGCAAATTGTTAATCATGAGGGGGATATCGAACCGACTGCTTCGGTTCTTTACGGAATTGTTGCGATTACGAGATATTGTAGGTTTTTGTTGTTTGGGTTTGAGGAAAATGAGGATGAATTGAATTTCAGGAATCAGAAAAAGCCTAGGAAAGGGTTGATTACTCAAGAGATTGCGGACACCTTTATCACTGTACCGAAAGATTTTTGTTGCCCTATATCGTTGGATTTGATGCGTGATCCGGTGATAATTTCTACTGGACAGACGTATGATCGGAGTTCGATAGCTAGGTGGCTGGAAGAAGGGCATTGTAGTTGCCCGAAGACAGGTCAAATGCTTGTTAACACTCGGCTTGTTCCTAATCGGGCTCTTAAGAATTTGATTGTGCAATGGTGTACTGCTCATGGAATTCCGTATGAGCCTCCAGAGAGTACGGATTCATCTTTGGAGGGATTTTATTCAGCATTGCCTACTAAAGCTGCTGTTGAAGCCAATAGAGCTACGGCGACACTGCTTATTCAACAACTGGCAGATGGATCGCAAGACGCAAAGACTGCTGCTGCGCGTGAGATTCGTTTGTTAGCAAAAACCGGAAAAGAAAACCGTGCTTTCATTGCAGAAGCTGGGGCTATTCCCCACCTCCGGAATCTGCTTTCATCGTCTAACCCTGTTGCGCAAGAGAATTCAGTGACAGCTATGCTAAATCTTTCAATTTACGATAAAAACAAAAGCCAGATAATGGATGAAAAGGGGTGCTTGGGATCTATCGTTGACGTATTGAGATTCGGGCTTACGACGGAGGCTAGGGAAAATGCAGCTGCAACTCTGTTCAGCTTGTCAGCTGTTCATGATTACAAGAAAAGAATAGCAGATGAGGGAGGGGCAGTCGAAGCCTTGTCCGGGCTGTTGAGAGCCGGAACAATGCGTGGGAAGAAGGACGCAGTGACAGCCCTGTTTAATCTGTCGACTCACACAGAAAATTGTGCAAGTTTGATCGAGGCCGGGGCTATTACAGCACTAGTAGGGGCTTTGGGAAATGAAGGAGTTTCAGAGGAAGCAGCGGGTGCATTGGCATTGATAGTGAGGCAGCCAACCGGGGCTGCAGCTGTCGGTGGGGAGGAAATGGCTGTGGCAGGGCTAATAGGAATGATGCGATGTGGGAGTCCGAGAGGGAAAGAAAACGCTGTTGCTGCCTTACTCGAGTTGTGCAGGAGTGGTGGGGCAGCTGCGACGGAGAGAGTTCTCCGTGCACCAGCATTAGCCGGTTTAATACAGTCTCTGCTATTCACGGGTACGAAGCGAGCAAGAAGAAAGGCTGCATCGCTTGCTAGAGTGTTCCAAAGGTGCGAGAATTACGCTATACATTTTGGCGGATTGGGCGCTGGATATGCTTTCGCAGGTAACTCTGCTTCTGGCAGAGTCGTAGGTGATGTCTCTGTGCCAGTGTCGATTTCAGTACCCGTATTATAGCGGTAACGAACATAATCCTTGTTGTCCCATGCTATTATAATCTCCCTTATTTTTGAGGTtggtaacatttacaaattctttcattaaaatttatatgataCTACAATTTTACAGAAATACAAACATCTCATGTCTTGAAAAGAATGTCCTGTGTCTGTGTGTGTGATTGTGCTGTGCTGTTTGTACACATGTAATGTAAAATCCATTGTTTATTAGGGTATAACACATGAACTCATCACCATCCTTAAAAAAAGTGTTAGATCAGCAGTTCTGTTCTTAAGAATAAGGCATTtgaataaaaatgggaaactttaCTTTATAGGGATTCTTGTAGTAAAGAAAACAAAGATTAATTGAccaacttttttcatttattaaaaagaaatctTTTATGGAACAAGAACTTGAGTATGATAAGGTGACACACACCACCACCCATGATAGATTCCTAGCACTAAGCAAGGTAAGTGTCATATCATAATGGAAATGTTCACTTAGAAATCAAGAATTTGAGGGACATGCTAATCCACACACCTTGTCTCCTTTGCTTTATATGTGAATGGAGTAAGATAGAGCAGAATCTTCCTTTCATTCAGAGTTCTTGTAATGGTGATGTGAGGCGATGCGACGTGGGGGAAGGTGGGGCGGGTTGCTCCAATCCAGTTTCGAGATATCTAAAAAGGAGGAATATCGAATAATTATTTAAAgatgattaaaaaattaggccaaacaatatattgattttttttttaaacatgtcgttcggtttaaaaaatagccagttcaaaaataaatttcgtCCCATCTTAACATAATTTTTGGTTCCGCCATTGGATATGGGCTATTACCCATAACTACGTTGTGCGAAAATCGAACTAAATCGAACAATCAACAATCAAACATGACTGTTTATTGGAGTCGAACAAAATGCACACCCAACCCTGGCAAGTGGATCCACAAGCAAATGGAAGCACCCTAATAAAAATTGTTGCCATCAGTTTTGTTGTTTGCTTCACATTCTTTAAGCTCATAGGTGGCGTATTTGAGATAAGAAAAACTAAAAGGGTCTATTTATTCTTCaagataaatattaattagtGACTAATTAGGGAATTATACAATTTTATTGgactaaaaaagttaattagGCATCAAGAAACGTACCatgttgtttttaaattaatgcgGCAttccaattatatatatttccTACTTATATAATACTAATAAACCTAATTTTCACATACGTTTTTCACCTTCTCTTCATATAAGCGGCTGCTTATATTAATTCCTCCATACTACAACAGACGAGTTTATAGATCAAACATGGTGAATTGCCCTAATTTTGTAGAAGAAATATTGGTGGACATCCTGCTAAGACTGCCCGTCA is part of the Mercurialis annua linkage group LG3, ddMerAnnu1.2, whole genome shotgun sequence genome and encodes:
- the LOC126673835 gene encoding U-box domain-containing protein 17 — translated: MASAAIFSSLRRRRSPSLEAFLAPVDLTDVALVQTLATVSNELIVCFSGKSMFFQRENSRSLIRKIKFFVILLEYLRDCGLGCCNNKLSSTGNVCFKELYLLLYRSKILLDYCKQSSKLWLLLQNQSISGHFHDLNQEISTLLDVFPLNDFSLSEDVREQFELMRKQARKAKLYIDKSDEAFRVKLFSILDGFENGVIPNLVELRLFFVDCLGVRDGKNCRAEIEFLEEQIVNHEGDIEPTASVLYGIVAITRYCRFLLFGFEENEDELNFRNQKKPRKGLITQEIADTFITVPKDFCCPISLDLMRDPVIISTGQTYDRSSIARWLEEGHCSCPKTGQMLVNTRLVPNRALKNLIVQWCTAHGIPYEPPESTDSSLEGFYSALPTKAAVEANRATATLLIQQLADGSQDAKTAAAREIRLLAKTGKENRAFIAEAGAIPHLRNLLSSSNPVAQENSVTAMLNLSIYDKNKSQIMDEKGCLGSIVDVLRFGLTTEARENAAATLFSLSAVHDYKKRIADEGGAVEALSGLLRAGTMRGKKDAVTALFNLSTHTENCASLIEAGAITALVGALGNEGVSEEAAGALALIVRQPTGAAAVGGEEMAVAGLIGMMRCGSPRGKENAVAALLELCRSGGAAATERVLRAPALAGLIQSLLFTGTKRARRKAASLARVFQRCENYAIHFGGLGAGYAFAGNSASGRVVGDVSVPVSISVPVL